In one Paraburkholderia azotifigens genomic region, the following are encoded:
- a CDS encoding glycogen/starch/alpha-glucan phosphorylase, whose translation MTAVDLEFDQLNSTVDALRRSISNRMMYGVGKDAVTARPQDWLHAAALAVRDRLVARWMKTTRLQYEQDVKRVYYLSMEFLIGRTFTNALLALGIYDQMKEALAGLGVDMEALTDLEPDAALGNGGLGRLAACFLDSMATLGIPGFGYGIRYEYGMFRQQIVDGEQIETPDYWLRAGNPWEFPRPEVQYIVHFGGRTVQRDGHVEWIETQHVNAMAYDTVIPGFATSATNTLRLWSARATEELDLSAFNQGDYRRAVDAKNMSENVSRLLYPDDSTPAGRELRLRQEYFFVSATMQDLIRRYQRTHSTFGRFAEKVAVHLNDTHPVLAIPELMRLLVDVHHLPWAKAWKDVQQMFSYTNHTLMPEALETWDVETLARLLPRHLEIIFEINAEFLKHVSEHSGHDVDMIRRISLVDEYGQRRVRMAHLAIVASQKVNGVSKLHSQLMTRDIFADFAKIWPERFTNVTNGVTPRRWLAQSSPSMSKLIDEQIGTHWRRDLFELGKLRDLREDPSFVHAFHEAKRQNKLRLIQRLQHHTKMTFDPDAMFDLQVKRIHEYKRQLLNALHVIVRYNRIRAHPERDWVPRVVMFAGKAASAYRMAKTIIKLIGDIGKTVNSDPVIGDRLKVVFVPNYGVSVAELIIPAADLSEQISMAGTEASGTGNMKLALNGALTIGTMDGANIEICDAVGRENIFIFGHTADQVDELRATGYRPREIYEHNAELKMALDQIRTGYFSPDNPLRFSDIFHTLVDWGDHYMVLADFADFAKSQDEVDKRYVDRQGWTRSAIENVAGMGQFSSDRTIAEYAREIWNVKPLELE comes from the coding sequence ATGACAGCGGTGGATCTGGAATTCGACCAGCTCAACAGTACCGTCGACGCGCTGCGGCGCTCGATTTCCAACCGCATGATGTACGGCGTCGGCAAGGACGCCGTGACCGCGCGCCCGCAAGACTGGCTGCACGCCGCGGCGCTCGCCGTGCGAGACCGGCTCGTCGCGCGCTGGATGAAGACCACGCGCCTGCAATACGAGCAGGACGTGAAGCGCGTGTATTACCTGTCGATGGAATTCCTGATCGGCCGCACGTTCACGAACGCGCTGCTCGCGCTCGGCATCTACGATCAGATGAAGGAAGCGCTTGCGGGTCTTGGCGTCGACATGGAAGCGCTGACCGATCTCGAACCCGATGCCGCGCTCGGCAACGGCGGCCTTGGGCGCCTCGCCGCCTGCTTTCTGGATTCGATGGCGACGCTCGGCATTCCGGGCTTCGGCTACGGTATCCGCTACGAATACGGGATGTTCAGGCAGCAGATCGTCGACGGCGAACAGATCGAAACGCCCGATTACTGGCTGCGCGCGGGTAATCCGTGGGAATTTCCGCGTCCCGAGGTGCAGTACATCGTCCATTTCGGCGGACGCACGGTGCAGCGCGACGGTCATGTCGAATGGATCGAAACGCAGCACGTCAACGCGATGGCGTACGACACCGTGATTCCCGGCTTCGCGACGAGCGCGACGAACACGCTGCGTCTGTGGTCCGCGCGCGCAACGGAAGAACTCGATCTGTCCGCTTTCAACCAGGGCGACTATCGCCGTGCCGTCGATGCGAAGAACATGTCGGAGAACGTGTCGCGCCTGCTGTATCCCGACGACTCGACGCCGGCGGGCCGCGAATTGCGTCTGCGTCAGGAATACTTCTTCGTGTCGGCGACGATGCAGGATCTGATCCGCCGCTACCAGCGAACGCACAGCACGTTCGGCCGGTTCGCCGAAAAGGTCGCCGTGCATCTGAACGACACGCACCCGGTGCTCGCGATCCCCGAACTGATGCGTCTGCTCGTCGACGTGCATCACTTGCCGTGGGCAAAGGCATGGAAAGACGTGCAGCAGATGTTCTCGTATACGAATCACACGCTGATGCCCGAAGCGCTCGAAACGTGGGACGTGGAAACGCTTGCTCGCCTGCTGCCGCGCCACCTCGAAATCATCTTCGAGATCAACGCCGAGTTTCTGAAGCACGTCAGCGAGCATTCGGGGCACGACGTCGACATGATCCGGCGCATTTCGCTCGTCGATGAGTATGGACAGCGGCGCGTGCGCATGGCGCATCTGGCCATCGTCGCGAGCCAGAAGGTGAACGGCGTGTCGAAACTGCATTCGCAACTGATGACGCGCGACATCTTCGCGGACTTCGCGAAGATCTGGCCCGAGCGCTTCACGAACGTCACGAACGGCGTGACGCCGCGCCGCTGGCTAGCACAGTCGAGTCCGTCGATGTCGAAGCTGATCGACGAACAGATCGGCACGCACTGGCGGCGCGATCTGTTCGAACTCGGCAAGCTGCGCGATCTGCGCGAAGACCCGTCTTTCGTTCACGCGTTCCATGAAGCGAAGCGGCAGAACAAGCTGCGTCTGATCCAGCGCCTTCAGCATCATACGAAGATGACGTTCGACCCGGACGCGATGTTCGATTTGCAGGTCAAGCGCATTCACGAGTACAAGCGGCAGTTGCTCAATGCGCTGCATGTGATCGTCCGCTACAACCGCATTCGCGCGCATCCCGAGCGCGACTGGGTGCCGCGCGTCGTGATGTTCGCGGGCAAGGCGGCGTCCGCGTACCGGATGGCGAAGACGATCATCAAGCTGATCGGCGATATCGGCAAGACCGTGAACAGCGATCCCGTGATCGGCGACCGGCTGAAGGTGGTGTTCGTGCCGAACTATGGCGTCAGCGTGGCCGAGCTGATCATTCCGGCTGCGGATCTGTCCGAACAGATTTCGATGGCGGGCACGGAAGCGTCGGGCACGGGCAACATGAAGCTCGCGTTGAACGGCGCGCTGACGATCGGCACGATGGACGGCGCGAACATCGAGATCTGCGATGCCGTCGGGCGCGAGAATATTTTCATCTTCGGGCACACGGCGGATCAGGTCGACGAATTGCGCGCGACGGGGTATCGGCCGCGCGAAATCTACGAGCACAACGCCGAGCTGAAGATGGCGCTCGACCAGATTCGCACCGGCTACTTCTCGCCCGACAATCCGCTGCGCTTCTCGGACATCTTCCATACGCTCGTCGATTGGGGCGATCACTACATGGTGCTCGCCGACTTCGCGGACTTCGCGAAGTCGCAGGACGAAGTGGACAAGCGTTATGTCGACCGCCAGGGCTGGACGCGCAGTGCAATCGAAAACGTCGCGGGTATGGGGCAGTTTTCGTCGGACCGCACGATCGCGGAGTACGCGCGTGAGATCTGGAATGTGAAGCCGCTCGAACTCGAGTGA
- a CDS encoding MFS transporter codes for MSAGHRFAMAAIMLSVALASLDTAIANTALPAMAADLHAKPAASVWIINAYQLAMVATLLPLAALGDIVGHRRIYIGGIGVFTVASLACALSPTLPLLAGARVVQGLGAAAIMSVNTALIRHLYPPHQLGRGVGLNALVVGVSFAVGPTVASLILSVADWPWLFAVNVPLGVLALSFALPGLPRTPRGTHHFDRVAALLNVITFAALIFALGEAAQRAPSAIVLGAAAIAIVFGALLMRREAGHPAPMLPVDLFKLPVFALSAVTAVCSFAAQGLAFVSLPFYFEDVLHRSQVETGFLMTPWPVVVALAAPFAGRLSDRYPPGLLGAIGLAILCGGMASLAMLPAHPPVIDITIRMAICGAGFGFFQSPNLKALMASAPPNRSGGASGIIATSRLIGQTTGAALVALSFSVAGRHGPTLSLAAGALFAGAASIASGLRLFAPSHRAQTVVTAVRAKEQ; via the coding sequence ATGTCCGCCGGTCACCGTTTTGCGATGGCGGCGATCATGCTCTCCGTCGCGCTCGCCTCGCTCGATACCGCCATCGCCAACACGGCGCTGCCCGCCATGGCCGCGGACCTGCACGCGAAGCCGGCGGCATCGGTATGGATCATCAACGCGTATCAGCTGGCGATGGTCGCGACGCTGCTCCCGCTCGCGGCGCTCGGCGATATCGTCGGGCATCGGCGCATCTATATCGGCGGGATCGGCGTGTTCACGGTGGCTTCGCTCGCCTGCGCGCTGTCGCCCACGCTGCCCCTGCTGGCGGGCGCGCGGGTCGTGCAGGGACTCGGTGCGGCGGCCATCATGAGCGTCAACACGGCGCTCATCAGGCATCTGTATCCGCCACATCAACTCGGACGCGGCGTCGGCCTGAACGCGCTGGTGGTGGGCGTGTCGTTTGCGGTGGGGCCGACGGTGGCGTCGCTGATTCTGTCCGTGGCCGACTGGCCGTGGCTGTTCGCCGTCAACGTGCCGCTCGGCGTGCTGGCGCTGTCGTTCGCGTTGCCGGGGCTGCCGCGCACGCCGCGCGGCACGCATCACTTCGACCGCGTCGCCGCGCTGTTGAACGTGATCACGTTCGCCGCGCTGATTTTCGCGCTGGGCGAAGCCGCGCAGCGCGCACCGTCGGCCATCGTGCTCGGCGCCGCGGCCATCGCGATCGTGTTCGGCGCGCTGCTGATGCGTCGCGAAGCCGGCCACCCTGCGCCGATGCTGCCCGTCGATCTGTTCAAGCTGCCCGTGTTCGCGCTGTCGGCAGTGACGGCCGTGTGCTCGTTCGCCGCGCAAGGGCTTGCGTTCGTCTCGCTGCCCTTCTATTTCGAAGACGTCCTGCATCGCAGCCAGGTGGAAACCGGTTTCCTGATGACGCCTTGGCCCGTGGTCGTCGCGCTGGCCGCGCCGTTCGCAGGCCGGCTGTCGGACCGCTATCCGCCGGGACTGCTCGGCGCGATCGGCCTGGCAATCTTGTGCGGCGGAATGGCTTCGCTCGCGATGCTGCCCGCGCACCCGCCCGTGATCGACATCACGATCCGCATGGCGATCTGCGGCGCGGGCTTCGGCTTCTTCCAGTCGCCGAATCTGAAAGCGCTGATGGCGAGCGCGCCGCCGAATCGCAGCGGCGGCGCAAGCGGCATCATCGCGACTTCGCGGCTGATCGGACAGACGACGGGCGCGGCGCTCGTCGCGCTGAGTTTCAGCGTTGCCGGACGTCACGGTCCGACGCTTTCGCTCGCGGCAGGCGCGTTGTTCGCAGGCGCCGCGAGCATTGCCAGCGGCTTGCGCCTCTTTGCACCGTCGCATCGGGCGCAAACGGTAGTGACGGCGGTCAGGGCAAAAGAACAATAG
- the ltaE gene encoding low-specificity L-threonine aldolase, whose protein sequence is MIDLRSDTVTRPGKNMLAAMTAAETGDDVWGDDPTVLRLQATVAERAGKEAGLFFPSGTQSNLAALMAHCARGDEYIVGQAAHTYKYEGGGAAVLGSIQPQPLDNALDGSLPLDKIVAAIKPIDNHFARTRLLALENTIGGKVLLAGYVAEATQLARDRGLATHLDGARVCNAAVASKQPVEALCAPFDSISICFSKGLGAPVGSVLVGSKALIDVAHRWRKVLGGGMRQAGVLAAACLYALDNNVERLAEDHDNAAHLAAGLAQIDQVKVQSQATNMVFAQFPQKDCAPLEAWLKERGILTQMLYASRFVTHMDVSRADIDTFVTAVKEYFAR, encoded by the coding sequence ATGATCGATCTGCGCAGCGATACCGTGACCCGTCCGGGCAAGAACATGCTCGCCGCGATGACAGCCGCCGAAACGGGCGACGACGTCTGGGGCGACGACCCGACGGTCTTGCGCCTGCAAGCCACGGTTGCCGAGCGCGCGGGCAAGGAGGCGGGGCTGTTCTTCCCGAGCGGCACGCAGAGCAACCTCGCCGCGCTGATGGCGCATTGCGCGCGCGGCGACGAATACATCGTCGGCCAGGCCGCGCACACGTACAAATACGAAGGCGGCGGCGCGGCCGTGCTGGGCAGCATCCAGCCGCAGCCGCTCGACAACGCGCTGGACGGTTCGCTGCCGCTCGACAAGATCGTGGCCGCGATCAAGCCCATCGACAATCACTTCGCGCGCACGCGTCTGCTCGCGCTGGAAAACACGATCGGCGGCAAGGTGCTGCTGGCGGGCTATGTCGCGGAGGCGACGCAGCTCGCGCGCGATCGCGGGCTCGCGACGCACCTCGACGGCGCGCGCGTCTGCAATGCAGCCGTCGCGTCGAAGCAGCCGGTCGAGGCGCTGTGCGCGCCGTTCGATAGCATTTCCATCTGCTTTTCGAAGGGTCTGGGCGCGCCAGTGGGGTCGGTGCTGGTCGGCAGCAAGGCGCTGATCGACGTCGCGCATCGCTGGCGCAAGGTGCTGGGCGGCGGCATGCGCCAGGCAGGCGTGCTGGCGGCGGCATGTCTGTATGCGCTCGATAACAACGTCGAGCGTCTCGCAGAAGATCACGACAACGCCGCGCATCTCGCAGCGGGACTCGCACAGATCGATCAGGTGAAAGTGCAGTCGCAGGCCACCAACATGGTGTTCGCGCAGTTCCCGCAAAAGGACTGCGCGCCGCTCGAAGCGTGGCTCAAGGAACGCGGCATCCTCACGCAGATGCTGTACGCGTCGCGTTTCGTCACGCATATGGACGTGTCGCGCGCGGATATCGATACGTTCGTGACGGCCGTGAAGGAGTATTTCGCGCGCTGA